In Flavobacterium sp. WV_118_3, one DNA window encodes the following:
- a CDS encoding JAB domain-containing protein codes for MNVKLTETQKIKILNSDDIYVIMQQVLLRENKIDLDREHFWVIGLANNNLVLFIELISLGTVNKTLVHPMEVFSFALQKRAVKIILCHNHPSGELKPSDADKDITDRLIQVGIIVQTEVIDHLIISEKSYLSFTDIGLMSELRNSTKYVPRYKLEEKIQKEAKELGITTGLKTGRNTKAKEIATTCLEQGFEVEFIARLTGLTVRVVENLKKKME; via the coding sequence ATGAATGTAAAACTAACAGAGACACAAAAAATCAAAATTCTAAATTCCGATGACATCTATGTCATCATGCAACAGGTATTGCTTCGGGAAAATAAAATTGATCTCGATCGGGAGCATTTTTGGGTTATTGGATTAGCCAACAATAATCTGGTGCTTTTTATTGAACTCATTAGCTTGGGAACCGTAAACAAAACACTTGTCCATCCTATGGAAGTGTTCAGTTTTGCGTTGCAAAAACGAGCCGTTAAAATCATTCTTTGCCATAATCATCCGAGTGGCGAACTCAAACCCTCGGATGCCGATAAAGATATTACCGACCGACTCATACAAGTGGGGATAATCGTTCAAACGGAAGTGATCGATCATTTAATCATTTCAGAAAAAAGCTATTTAAGCTTTACTGATATTGGTCTAATGAGCGAACTACGAAACAGTACCAAATACGTTCCAAGATATAAACTGGAAGAAAAGATACAAAAGGAAGCTAAGGAACTCGGAATAACTACCGGCTTAAAAACCGGTCGGAATACAAAAGCAAAAGAAATAGCCACAACATGTCTGGAACAAGGATTCGAAGTTGAATTTATTGCCCGACTAACCGGACTTACTGTAAGAGTGGTCGAAAACCTAAAAAAGAAGATGGAATAA
- a CDS encoding DUF3592 domain-containing protein: protein MKKKYWILIIFIFLIFSFINIAYGFLLLGLIVFFFSVEAYAFNEKIRKIGIERSGKIIEYESDHEGFKTPVIEFETKNHELIIAKPYFYASTDLSRIRTYKNDINKPVIILYDPENPKKFVLKNEEDFNYSTIFIFFTVSFLFIVLAICSLFGIIKL, encoded by the coding sequence ATGAAAAAAAAATACTGGATATTAATAATCTTCATTTTTTTGATTTTCAGTTTTATAAATATAGCTTACGGTTTCCTTTTATTAGGTCTAATCGTATTCTTTTTTAGTGTCGAAGCATACGCTTTTAACGAAAAAATTCGAAAGATTGGAATCGAACGTTCCGGAAAAATAATAGAATATGAGTCGGATCATGAAGGTTTCAAAACCCCAGTTATTGAATTTGAAACGAAGAATCATGAACTAATAATCGCTAAGCCTTATTTCTATGCTTCAACCGACTTGAGTAGAATACGAACCTATAAAAATGATATAAACAAACCCGTTATCATTTTATACGATCCGGAAAATCCAAAAAAATTCGTTCTAAAAAATGAAGAAGATTTTAACTACTCCACTATTTTTATATTTTTTACTGTAAGTTTTCTCTTTATAGTCTTGGCTATTTGTAGCTTATTTGGCATCATAAAGTTATAG
- a CDS encoding DUF4917 family protein gives MQVKDLPSYQQIIDSLKAKKRKKHLLFGNGFSIAYDPNIFSYNALSKFIDEIDNDLLKKLFEVINTKNFELVMQQLDNFIEISKTFSSDKKLIQKIIEANEVLKTSLIEAVQKLHPEHVFKVPEEKSKCCYSFLNEYLSQEGKVFSTNYDLLPYWILMRNDSQFAIDGFGREIENPDEVLKNQEPIFSELRWGKYKKEQTIFYLHGALLIFDTGIEIEKETYDTQHYLLEKINERMAAKSYPIFVTAGSSQEKLSHISHNKYLSHCYDQLTQIEGSLITFGFNFGEYDTHIIDAINKAAHQGQKSGNKLYSVYIGVYSQENLDHIKKIEHKFRCKVNLYNAATVPIWEDK, from the coding sequence ATGCAAGTAAAAGATTTGCCTAGCTATCAACAAATAATCGACTCACTTAAAGCAAAAAAACGTAAAAAGCATCTGCTTTTTGGAAATGGATTTAGTATAGCCTACGATCCTAATATTTTTTCATACAATGCTTTAAGTAAGTTTATAGATGAAATTGATAATGACCTTTTGAAAAAGCTTTTTGAAGTTATAAATACCAAAAACTTTGAATTAGTAATGCAACAACTGGATAATTTTATAGAAATTTCCAAAACTTTTAGTTCTGATAAAAAATTAATTCAGAAAATAATAGAAGCAAACGAAGTTTTAAAAACTAGTTTAATTGAGGCGGTACAAAAGCTTCATCCAGAACACGTTTTTAAAGTACCAGAAGAAAAAAGTAAATGTTGTTATTCATTCCTTAACGAGTATCTTTCTCAAGAAGGTAAAGTTTTTTCAACAAATTATGATTTACTTCCCTATTGGATTTTGATGCGTAATGACTCACAATTTGCAATTGATGGTTTTGGAAGAGAAATTGAAAATCCAGATGAAGTTTTAAAGAATCAAGAACCAATTTTTTCAGAATTAAGATGGGGTAAGTATAAAAAAGAACAGACCATTTTCTATTTACATGGAGCTCTATTAATTTTTGATACAGGTATAGAAATTGAAAAAGAAACTTACGATACTCAACACTATCTTTTAGAGAAAATAAACGAGCGTATGGCTGCAAAATCTTATCCTATTTTTGTCACGGCAGGAAGCTCTCAAGAAAAATTAAGTCACATATCTCATAACAAATATTTATCACATTGTTATGACCAATTAACTCAAATTGAAGGCTCACTTATCACTTTCGGTTTTAATTTTGGAGAATATGATACCCATATAATTGATGCAATAAATAAAGCTGCTCATCAAGGGCAAAAATCCGGAAACAAATTATATAGTGTTTATATTGGTGTTTATTCTCAAGAAAATCTTGACCATATAAAAAAAATTGAGCATAAGTTTAGATGTAAAGTTAACTTATATAATGCAGCCACAGTTCCTATTTGGGAGGATAAATAA
- a CDS encoding SIR2 family protein, translating to MLIDEILSKFIGTESKTYYSFETFILNLLKYHLEQQQKVLVINNDNLRTLGDAIAEDGLDDIIGKTIVEIKLNLDRTPPKIFVDQFFSRFNRTEVSPDFKNILIINGRPISRETKERILIELNFLSPQFRIILWGPEELNKIVTKHKKEANKIANNLFALRLENIVSGEVRNWEDEREERIELLIDVYKKRQFSAFLGAGVSSSAGMPDWNTLLNSLFVSYLAKEFKHSEAINDNDIKQIVHRLNYVDEPSALMAARYLRKGLTKEQSESQAFINTISDNLYKLRDSKKDISSKLIKAITNLCMPTQTGARVKSVITYNFDDLLERELETKAIRHHSIYKENELSDPDELPIYHVHGFLPEDKSKYTGLEEITLVFSEEGYHQIYSDAYHWSNLVQLYNLRENSCLMIGLSLTDPNLRRLLEISARNSERPRHFAFMKRLTIEEFCYEKEKNGTEKKQVINNKKAAEQFLNGHHKLNEELMKELGVLIIWYTSYDDIPTILTKVNNE from the coding sequence ATGCTAATTGACGAAATACTATCAAAGTTTATAGGGACAGAATCTAAAACTTATTATTCCTTCGAGACCTTTATTTTAAACCTACTAAAATATCATTTAGAGCAACAGCAAAAAGTTCTGGTTATAAATAATGACAACCTTCGCACACTTGGCGATGCAATAGCAGAAGATGGCCTTGATGATATTATAGGCAAAACTATAGTAGAAATTAAACTAAACTTAGACAGAACACCTCCAAAAATTTTTGTAGATCAATTTTTTAGTCGATTTAATAGAACAGAAGTTTCTCCAGATTTTAAAAATATTTTGATAATTAATGGACGTCCTATCTCCCGTGAAACAAAAGAAAGGATTCTTATAGAATTAAACTTCTTATCTCCACAGTTTAGAATAATACTTTGGGGACCTGAAGAACTCAATAAAATTGTTACAAAACATAAAAAAGAAGCAAACAAAATTGCAAATAATCTATTTGCGTTGAGGCTTGAAAATATTGTAAGTGGTGAAGTTCGTAATTGGGAAGATGAAAGAGAGGAAAGAATTGAATTATTAATTGACGTATATAAAAAAAGACAGTTTTCTGCCTTTCTTGGCGCAGGTGTTTCTAGTAGTGCAGGAATGCCAGACTGGAACACTTTACTTAATTCACTTTTTGTCTCATATTTAGCAAAGGAATTCAAACATTCTGAAGCCATAAACGATAATGATATAAAACAAATTGTACACCGATTAAATTATGTTGACGAACCTTCAGCTTTAATGGCTGCAAGATATTTAAGAAAGGGATTGACAAAAGAACAATCGGAAAGCCAAGCATTTATTAATACTATTTCTGATAATTTATATAAGTTACGAGATTCCAAAAAAGATATTAGCTCAAAACTAATTAAGGCTATTACAAATCTTTGTATGCCAACACAAACTGGAGCAAGAGTTAAATCTGTTATCACATACAACTTTGATGACTTACTAGAGAGAGAATTAGAGACAAAAGCAATTCGTCACCATAGTATTTACAAAGAAAATGAACTTTCTGACCCTGATGAATTACCGATTTATCACGTTCATGGTTTTTTACCCGAAGACAAATCAAAATATACAGGATTAGAGGAAATCACATTAGTTTTTTCAGAAGAAGGTTACCATCAAATATACTCGGATGCTTACCACTGGTCAAATTTGGTTCAACTCTATAATTTACGTGAGAATAGTTGTTTAATGATTGGACTTTCATTGACAGATCCAAATCTTCGTAGACTTCTTGAGATTTCTGCGCGCAATAGTGAGCGACCAAGACATTTTGCATTTATGAAAAGACTTACTATTGAGGAATTTTGCTATGAAAAAGAGAAGAATGGTACAGAGAAGAAACAAGTAATTAACAACAAAAAAGCTGCTGAACAATTCTTAAATGGACACCATAAGTTGAATGAAGAATTAATGAAGGAACTTGGAGTTTTAATAATATGGTATACTTCTTATGATGATATTCCGACTATATTAACAAAAGTGAATAATGAATAG
- a CDS encoding RNA ligase family protein, protein MSEFSGYEKMPNSPKKLGLSEKDFSEMEKLKWVVTEKVHGANFSFSYENGTLRFAKRKDYLQWNDDFFGFQLVVNKLENNILRLFEQLSGAIAGEKYMVYGELFGGKYPHPEVDPIADLQAIQTGVYYTPEIAFCAFDIAIENESGSKYYLDYETAVAYFEQFGIFYAKPLLIGKFAEAMNFTIRINSTIPKALQLPELQDNLIEGVVIKPYNQVDQNRRPIVKVKNPEFDEEEKFHEAEKWSFVPNVSSRTEDLSFIVTELRNYITQNRLQSAISKIGTLDRTNPLRVADIKTEFLEDVIVDFNENNNDLLNDLASDEKEWIMERVHFEIHKMILANG, encoded by the coding sequence ATGAGTGAATTTTCGGGCTATGAAAAAATGCCCAATAGTCCAAAAAAGCTAGGTTTAAGTGAAAAAGATTTTTCCGAAATGGAAAAATTAAAATGGGTTGTGACCGAAAAAGTACACGGTGCGAATTTTAGTTTTAGCTATGAAAACGGTACGCTTCGGTTTGCGAAACGAAAAGACTACCTCCAATGGAATGATGACTTTTTTGGGTTTCAATTGGTTGTAAATAAATTGGAAAACAACATATTGCGCCTGTTTGAACAGCTCAGTGGTGCTATAGCCGGAGAAAAATATATGGTGTACGGCGAATTGTTTGGTGGGAAATATCCGCATCCGGAAGTTGATCCTATAGCCGATTTACAAGCGATTCAGACCGGAGTATATTATACGCCTGAAATTGCATTTTGTGCTTTTGATATTGCCATCGAAAACGAATCCGGATCGAAATATTATCTGGATTATGAAACTGCCGTGGCCTATTTTGAACAGTTTGGGATCTTTTATGCCAAACCCTTACTGATCGGAAAATTTGCCGAAGCCATGAATTTTACTATCCGGATCAACTCGACGATTCCGAAAGCCTTGCAACTTCCGGAACTACAAGACAATCTAATCGAAGGCGTGGTGATCAAACCGTATAACCAAGTGGATCAGAATAGGCGACCGATCGTAAAAGTAAAGAATCCCGAATTTGACGAGGAGGAGAAATTCCACGAGGCCGAAAAATGGTCGTTTGTACCCAATGTTTCCTCGCGGACAGAAGATTTATCGTTTATCGTAACGGAATTGCGGAACTATATTACGCAAAACCGATTGCAAAGTGCGATTTCTAAAATCGGTACGTTGGATCGGACGAATCCCCTTCGGGTTGCCGACATCAAAACCGAGTTTTTAGAAGATGTAATCGTCGATTTTAATGAAAACAACAACGATCTTTTAAACGATTTAGCATCCGACGAAAAAGAGTGGATTATGGAACGAGTCCATTTTGAGATCCATAAAATGATCCTTGCAAACGGATAA